The Neoarius graeffei isolate fNeoGra1 chromosome 1, fNeoGra1.pri, whole genome shotgun sequence region CAGCATGAATCCATATAGACAGTCcatgctggtggtggtggtgtaatggcgTGGAGAATATTTTCATGGCACACTTTGAGCCTGTTAATATCAATCAAGCATCATTTGAATGCCACAGGCTATTTAGGTCTTGTTGACCACGTGTATccatcccttcatggccacagtTTGCCCATTTTCTCATGGCtatttccagcatgataatgcaccatatcacaaagcaaaagtcatctcaaactggtttcatgaacattaaAAACAGTgagtgtataaacacacacacacacacacacacacaagcttcaACAGCTGCCTGTTAACACTATATAAAGGCCTGCGTCATGCCAGCTGTTGTTCACCTAAAGGAGTCCGagtttaataaatgaatgaacGAACATCACAATATCGCAGATTCACTAAAATACTGAATTCCACCAAGATGGATGAATATAGACACTTTGGTAAACCATGACCCCCTCTTCACACCTCATAAACTATTCCGGGGCTGTTGAGAGGTATCTCTATGCTGAAATGGTCATCTCCACCATCCAGCCTGTAGCGTCCCAGCTGCACAAGCGTCCCATCCAGCCTATGGTCCCCCACATACAGCTCCCACTGCACATCCCCTGAGCCGTAGTGCACAATCACCATAACTCCTCTCTCTGTACAACCACCCCACAGCACAGCCGGAAGAGCTGGAAATGACATGGAGCAAAAATAAATCAATCACGGTACAAAGCTAATGGATATACATAGTGTGCTAGGCACTACTAAAGTGGGTAATATTGTTTGTGAGAAATACAGAGACAAGTAAGCAGTAGTATGCCGTTAGAATTATAGTGAATACAGGACATAATGTGTAGCagatggaccaaaaaaaaaaacccgcaaaaACACAGAAGCTCACCTGGTTCTTTCTGATCAAACATTACATTAGTTCTATAGCTGAAGTACTCTTCTTCAGGGGAGAtgacaaggtcaaaggtcagggTCAAGCTGTGCCTCTTGTAATGTCCACTGATTACCTGAGCAAGCATAAACTGGCATCAACAGGTCAATCTAGAAAATTAACCGCCGCCTGAAAAATTTCTTAAAAACTGTAACTGTGTGAAACAGTAGTATCCCACCCTTTGGGTAACCATGGGGTGCGAGGAGGGGACCTGAAGTTCATAGGCATGGCTGCCATTGCTGAATAGTATCTGTttcaaatgaatagtgtgttgtgcCTCTTTCCATGACATAGTTTCACTCCCAAGTGTAATATTCTGAAGTGACACATCAGCAGGAAATACACCCAGGGTGACAAAGAACACTCCTGTGGAGGGATCGGTGTCTTTAGAGAGCAAAGAAACACAAATCAGGGCTGTTAGAGTGAGAGAATcatattaaaataattaaaaatacagTACTATGTCTGCACATGTTCATTCTTCCAAAATGGCTAATGCTGAATGACTACATCTTTTCCCTTATGACTCATATGTGAGTGGATACTTACTGTTGAGAATTATTAGTGTTCGAGGCACATGTGGTGTGCGCAGGAGTAAAAAGCTGCGGTGTTGCGTATGAGGCCAAATCGCGTCATCCCAGTCATACATATAAAAGAACTCCACAGACAGAGACTGAGCATACTGGCCCTGAAGGACATGACTCTGCAGATAAGAATGAGACGTCAGCACTACTGCATGCACATACCGTAATTCCTGTGAGAAATTTCTTTGCAGTCTGAGATAAAGTGCAGTTTTCCAGAAAGAATACAGAACCtcattgcattatacagtagcaAAGGTTACATTAGGACCATCAAAAATGTGAAACTGGAGTGATTTCGCCATCTGTATTTGTTTACCTTTATTTTTACTCCCTCTTTGTCCAATGGAATCCTAATATTTACTGTCTGGTCTTTCTGGGAGACATCATAACCCCTGTCGCGCATCTCACAGTTACTCAGCACTCTACCGTCTACTCCCAGTCTCATCTCACTATTTCTGAACCAACCTTGTACCAGAGGAGAAAGGGCCAGAGGGAATGACCAGAGAATGTACAAGCCATCAACTACAGCCTCAGCTAAGAAGCAGgagagaacacaggggagtaaacagaacaaaatagaataaaatggaatacaaTACAACTTGGTCAAATAAGTATGAAAACAACAGCTAAACTCTTTGCGCAGGCCACTGAAATCTCGAGAGGGATGGAGGATTTCCCATCAAGCTGTAAAAGTATGGTGGCACTAACCGCCTCCACTTCAATGTTCTTTTCCTAATGGACAGAAAATTATAAGTTAATTGTGGGTGTCGTCTAGCGACATTAAGTCAACACTTCAAAACAGTACATTACATAACACTGGTGACAAGTTAAAGGAAAAACTGAGTGTGTCTGAGAGAGGTGTTGGACCACTAGCACCGCTTCAGCACACTATGGCCTAAACTCTACACATCTGTGGAACTGAACTAGAGGGATGAACACCATTCTTCTAAAAAGCTATTCCCTCACTTGTTTTATCATTGTTGTCatcatgtatttattattattattattattattagtagtagtagtagtagtagtagtacagacCACTGTCAAACAAGTCAGTCCAAAATCTCCCATAGGTattcagctacagtggtgcttgaaagtttgtgaatccttcagaattttccatatttctgcataaatatgacctaaaacatcatcagattttcacacaaatcctaaaagtagataaagagaacccagttaaacaaatgagacaaaaatattatacttggtcatttatttattgaggaaaatgatccaatattacatatctgtgaggagcaaaagtatgtgaacctctagggttagcagttaatttgaaggtgaaattagagtcaggtgttttcaatcaatgagatgacaatcaggtgtgagtgggcaccctgttttatttaaagaacagggatctatcaaagtctgatcttcacaacacatgcttgtggaagtgtatcatggcacgaacaaaggagatttctgaggacctcagaaaaagcgttgttgatgctcatcaggctggaaaaggttacaaacccatctctaaagagtttggactccaccaatccacagtcagacagactgtgtacaaatggaggaaattcaagaccattgttatcctccccaggagtggtcgaccaacaaagatcaccccaagagcaaggcTCGTCATAGTCAGTGAggccacaaaagaccccagggtatcttctaagcaactgaaggcctccctcacgttggctcatgttaatgttcatgagtccaccatcaggaaaacactgaacaacaaatggtgtgcatggcagggttgcaaggagaaagccactgctctccaaaaagaacattgctgctcgtatgcagtttgctaaagatcacattgacaacccagaaggctattggaaaaatgttttgtggatggatgagaccaaaatagaactttttggtttaaatgagaagcattatgtttggagaaaggaaaacactgcattccagcataagaaccttatcccatctgtgaaacatggtggtggtagtatcatggtttgggaccgttttgttgcatctggaccaggacagcttgccatcattgatggaacaatgaattctgaattataccagcaaattctaaaggaaaatgccaggatatctgtccatgaactaaatctcaagagaaggcgggtcatgcagcaagacaacgaccctaagtacacaagtcattttgccaaagaatggttaaagaagaataaagttaatgttttggaatggccaagtcaaagtcctgaccttaatccaatcgaaatgttgtggaaggacctgaagcgagcagttcatgtgaggaaacccaccaacatcccagagttgaagctgttctgtacggaggaatgggctaaaattcctccaagccggtgtgcaggactgatcaacagttactggaaacgtttagttgcagttattgctgcacaagggggtcacaccagattctgaaagcaaaggttcacatacttttgccactcaccgatatgtaatattggatcattttcctcaacaaataaatgaccaagtataatttttgtctcatttgtttaactgggttctctttatctacttgtgtgaaaatctgatgatgttttaggtcatatttatgcagaaatatagaaaattctaaagggttcacaaactttcaagcaccactgtagatgtagaTCTGGTGACTATGAAGCATATAGCATATGATTTACATGATTTTCATGCTCACTGAACAACTCCGTTATCCTTCATGCCCTGTGGATGGGGGTGGGGTCATTCTGGAAAAGACTACACCAATCAAGATTGAAATGTTTCATCAGAGGATAAAGGTGATCAATCTGCAATGATAAGTGGAAAGACACCAGCAAAATGCCTCACACAGAGCTAccagtttttcctttaatttgtcaccagtCTATATTTGTACCCTTACAAAAGATGTGGAGGTCTGTTAAGGACATGCCATTAAAGGCTATTTTATTACTCATAATAATGAAGAAACATCTGTGGAACCTACGTAATTCTCCCAGTGCACGTCTTGTTAGTTAAAATAAATTTCGAAGGATATTCATAAAGATATTACAATAAATGCACAAATGACTGGACAGCTCGTTGATTCTAACCTTAATGGTATAGGACAGAAGTGAAGAGTAGGCACTGCGTAGAAGAAGCCGAGTATCAGTGGCAACGATGTGGTACCCTATAGCTTTGACATCCTCAATCAGTCGGGGTGTCTTGTCAAAGTCATCTGGCCTGTAGAAGATCACTTGCCCTGTCCTAAGCTGCTTAGCTCTCTCTTCCAATGTCTAAATTATATTAATCACACAGGCGATAAGTGGTATAGAACAGAAAGTCAAAAACTGTCTTTAAAAATATGTGCACTGTATAAATCCCCACTAAGAGTTGTTCTTTCAGGTGTGTGTACAAGAATCAAAGTAGCAGTTAGGGTCTTATCTGCATATACCGGAGACTGGAGATAAAACCAATTCTGTCCTTCATGGGAAACAACCGGGATCGGCCATTTAACCGACACCTTAAAAGAGAACATTAATTTCAGATTCTGTCTTAGTCTCAAATCTAGTTTAAGGAAACTCCCTGAAGTCTCACCTCCATGTAATTCTCCTCACAGACAATCTCTCTCAGGCTCCAGGATCCCACCAGAGAGCAGTGAAGTATGAATGGGTaatcattaatgctgccatcaggcTGCATGTTGACAAACCATATGCTGACCCTAAACTCAGTATCTCCCTGCAGTCACACAACATGGGTAGAGGAGAAGAacagggagggggaaaaaaggagaCATACTGTTGCCAAGTTATGCCAGAACTCAGGTGCACAAAAGTAGCATGCATTGAGACAAATGGTGCCCTACGTTCATGTGCATGATTTGCGTTGAGTCAGTGAACACTGCACATGCTCAGAATCAAATCTAAGCCAGTATTTCTACTCAGACACCAATAATCAATGTACACCCCTACAGttaagtacaaccccaaatcagaggttgaaattaaaactgtatACAATGATTTGGAAATAATATTTGaccacttggggcggcacggtggtgtagtggttagcactgttgcctcacagcaagaaggtccgggttcgagccccgtggccggcaagggcctttctgtgcggagtttgcatgttctccccgtgtccgtgtgggtttcctccaggtgctccggtttcccccacagtccaaagacatgcaggttaggttaactggtgactctaaattgaccataggtgtgaatgtgagtgtgaatggttgtctgtgtctgtgtcagccctgtgatgacctggcgacttgtccagggtgcaccccgcctttcgcccgtagtcagctgggataggctccagcttgcctgcgaccctgtagaaggataaagcggctagagataatgagatgagacaatgatttgGAAATAATATTTGACcacctggggcggcacggcggtgtagtggttagcactgtcgcctcacagcaagaaggtccgggttcgagccccgtggctggcaagggcctttctgtgcggagtttgcatgttctccccgtgtccgcgtgggtttcctccaggtgctccggtttcccccacagtccaaagacatgcaggttaggttaactggtggctctaaattgaccgtaggtgtgaatgtgagtgtgaatggttgtctgtgtctatgtgtcagccctgtgatgacctggcgacttgtccagggtgcaccccgcctttcgcccgtagtcagctgggataggctccagcttgcctgcgaccctgtagaaggataaagcggctagagata contains the following coding sequences:
- the zpax4 gene encoding zona pellucida protein AX 4, with amino-acid sequence MQPDGSINDYPFILHCSLVGSWSLREIVCEENYMETLEERAKQLRTGQVIFYRPDDFDKTPRLIEDVKAIGYHIVATDTRLLLRSAYSSLLSYTIKSHVLQGQYAQSLSVEFFYMYDWDDAIWPHTQHRSFLLLRTPHVPRTLIILNNTDPSTGVFFVTLGVFPADVSLQNITLGSETMSWKEAQHTIHLKQILFSNGSHAYELQVPSSHPMVTQRVISGHYKRHSLTLTFDLVISPEEEYFSYRTNVMFDQKEPALPAVLWGGCTERGVMVIVHYGSGDVQWELYVGDHRLDGTLVQLGRYRLDGGDDHFSIEIPLNSPGIVYEDLNLKSMVVKVEVRAVNMVTMKMEHSLVQRCTFPIRDFLVCLPEGRMVVVIDTTRSIPPTKPNSTSLLDPSCKPTATDSSRALFNFSLDSCGTTMTVEGNYLLYENEIRYNEKLLPKEDPLIRIDSPFRLTLQCRYPLNGTSSLAHYPTASTIIKHPSLPRKRRQGFNWTKPLIRGLRIPKGLKGS